The Synechococcus sp. RS9916 DNA segment CTCAGGTAAAGGCTGCTCCATCCAGGCTTGGAGAGGGCTGAGGTCGAGCTCCTGGATCGCGCGGGCATCGATGTTGATGACGTGATCGAGGGGTCCGGCGTTCATGGGGGTGTGACAGGCCTTTGCGAATGATGGCGTCTTGCCGTGTCAGGCAGGAAGAATGAGACCGTTTCCAGGGATTCCCATGGCCAGCGCCCTCACCCAGTCCGAGATCTTCATCGCCCTCGTGGTTGCTGCCCATGCGGGCATTCTGGCTGTGCGTCTTTGCGTCAGCCTCTACCGCGCCTGATCGTTTCAGGGGGCGTCTTGCCCCCTTGGCATCGCTCGCCCGCTGCGTTACAAGCGGGCATTCGATTCATCACTTTGGCCACTCCCTCGGCTGATGTTGTTGCCCGACGCCGTTTCGGTCGCGCTGAGTCGACGACGATGAGGCCTGCGGGCAGCGCTGTAAGGCGTCGCAGTCGTCAGAGTCCTGTCCAAGAGAGGTCGGCTCAGCCGCCATCGACAGCGGCGTCTCAGGTTGATGCAGCAACCTTGGCTGCTGAGCTGCAGCTTCAGGTCGAGCGTCGTGAAAAGCTCTGCAGTGCCTTGGCACTGGCAGTCAAGTTGGGATTGGTGGCTCTTGGTGGAGTCAGTCTCGTCAAACTCTCGTTCGCTTATCAGGAACGCCTTGACCGTCATGGGGAACTAGCGGCTGTTGTCGAGGTGGAGTCGAGCAAGTTGAACCAGCTTCAGCAGCGGTTTGATCGACTCTTCACCCTTGGCGGCGATCGTCGTCTGATGGATGAGCAGGATCAATGGATTGCTCCGAACCGGCTGCGGGTGATCTGGCGCTGAGATTCGTGACCACACGACGACTGACGAGGGCTTGCGCGGCAGACTGTCGCCTTCTGTACTGCTGAGATGACCGGTACCCCTGGCACTGTTCTGGTGACTGGAACCACCTCCGGCGTAGGCCTGAACACTGTGAAGGCCCTGGCGAGTCAGGGTTGGACGGTGATCACCGGCAATCGTTCTC contains these protein-coding regions:
- the psaM gene encoding photosystem I reaction center subunit XII, which gives rise to MASALTQSEIFIALVVAAHAGILAVRLCVSLYRA